In Scyliorhinus canicula chromosome 18, sScyCan1.1, whole genome shotgun sequence, a single window of DNA contains:
- the st6galnac gene encoding alpha-N-acetylgalactosaminide alpha-2,6-sialyltransferase 2 isoform X4, with translation MSTSAQIQTPPPFPGDRYATDDTYVHSKCPENLRDRLAKISEFKDVFLGTVPLLQWNKHATEQEYQRLSRYNGAHGWDVISYEDLKDALSYLNTSANTFMFDDWAERPNKDSGCIRCAVIGNGGILNGSRKGEEIDQHHYVFRANGAIIKGFEKDVGTRTSFYTFSTNTMMNSLNAYRRLGYIGLPQSKETRYIFLPDHNRDYYLVKAAITHTAVEKGNDKSNKPPMFFGESTGPGKFKMYHPDFIRYVRNRFLWSRILETSRRGIYRPSTGATMLLAAIHSCDEVSAYGFITENYAKYSDHYFDRDYHKLVFYANHDMRLEMKLWNKLHNYGIIKLYTREANASKVLR, from the exons AAATGTCCTGAAAACCTAAGAGATCGATTGGCTAAAATATCGGAGTTCAAGGACGTCTTCTTGGGAACGGTACCCCTCCTGCAGTGGAACAAACATGCCACAGAGCAGGAGTACCAAAGATTGAGCAGATATAATGGAGCTCACGGATGGGATGTAATCAGCTATGAAG ACCTGAAGGATGCCCTGAGCTATCTTAACACTTCCGCGAATACCTTCATGTTTGATGACTGGGCGGAGAGGCCAAATAAAGATTCGGGATGTATTCGTTGTGCTGTGATTGGAAATGGTGGAATCTTGAATGGTTCTCGAAAGGGCGAGGAAATAGATCAGCACCACTATGTATTCAG agcAAATGGAGCCATTATTAAAGGATTTGAGAAAGATGTAGGAACTAGAACATCATTTTATACGTTTTCCACAAATACAATGATGAATTCCCTGAATGCCTATCGACGTTTGGGGTATATTGGTTTGCCACAATCTAAG GAGACGAGGTACATTTTTCTCCCAGACCATAACCGCGATTACTACCTGGTAAAAGCTGCAATAACCCACACGGCCGTTGAAAAGGGAAATGACAAATCCAATAA GCCACCGATGTTCTTTGGAGAAAGCACTGGACCTGGAAAATTCAAGATGTATCACCCTGACTTTATTCGATATGTTCGAAATAG GTTTCTGTGGTCACGCATTTTGGAGACTTCGCGCCGTGGTATATATCGCCCATCCACTGGCGCAACAATGCTTTTGGCGGCTATCCATTCCTGTGATGAG GTTAGTGCTTATGGATTTATCACCGAAAACTACGCAAAATATTCCGATCATTATTTTGACCGAGACTACCATAAACTGGTCTTTTATGCTAACCATGACATGAGATTGGAAATGAAGCTATGGAACAAGTTGCACAATTATGGGATCATTAAACTCTACACCAGAGAAGCGAACGCAAGCAAGGTATTGAGATGA